A stretch of Physeter macrocephalus isolate SW-GA chromosome 8, ASM283717v5, whole genome shotgun sequence DNA encodes these proteins:
- the IL17B gene encoding interleukin-17B isoform X2 yields the protein MDWSHNLLFLLTISIFLGLGQPRNPKGKRKGQGRPGTLAPGPHQLPLDLVSRAKPYARMEEYERNLGEMVAQLRNSSEPAKRKCEVNLQLWLSNKRSLSPWGYSINHDPSRIPADLPEARCLCLGCVNPFTMQEDRSMVSVPVFSQVPVRRRLCPLPPRTGPCRQRAVMETIAVGCTCIF from the exons ATGGACTGGTCACACAACCTG CTATTCCTTCTCACCATCTCCATCTTCCTGGGGCTGGGCCAGCCCAGGAACCCCAAAGGCAAGAGGAAGGGGCAAGGGCGGCCTGGGACCCTGGCCCCTGGGCCTCACCAGCTGCCGCTGGACCTCGTGTCCCGGGCAAAGCCATATGCCCGCATGGAGGAATATGAGAGGAACCTGGGGGAGATGGTGGCCCAGCTGAGGAACAGCTCCGAGCCGGCCAAGAGGAAGTGTGAGGTCAACCTGCAGCTGTGGCTGTCCAACAAGAGGAGCCTGTCGCCCTGGGGCTACAG CATCAACCATGACCCTAGCCGCATTCCTGCAGACCTGCCAGAGGCGCGGTGCCTATGTCTGGGCTGCGTGAACCCCTTCACCATGCAGGAGGACCGCAGCATGGTGAGCGTGCCTGTGTTCAGCCAGGTGCCTGTGCGTCGTCGCCTCTGCCCGCTGCCGCCACGCACCGGGCCCTGCCGCCAGCGCGCAGTCATGGAGACCATCGCCGTGGGCTGCACCTGCATCTTCTGA
- the IL17B gene encoding interleukin-17B isoform X1 has translation MHPYTCGGLVGPGQGMTGEGGPARGLASSFPLPWAPNLSPEGDLALPPLTCGLPPQLFLLTISIFLGLGQPRNPKGKRKGQGRPGTLAPGPHQLPLDLVSRAKPYARMEEYERNLGEMVAQLRNSSEPAKRKCEVNLQLWLSNKRSLSPWGYSINHDPSRIPADLPEARCLCLGCVNPFTMQEDRSMVSVPVFSQVPVRRRLCPLPPRTGPCRQRAVMETIAVGCTCIF, from the exons ATGCATCCGTACACATGTGGTGGGCTGGTGGGACCAGGCCAGGGCATGACAGGTGAGGGTGGCCCCGCTAGAGGCCTTgcctcttccttcccccttccttggGCCCCAAATCTTAGCCCAGAGGGAgacctggctctcccacctttGACCTGTGGCCTTCCTCCCCAGCTATTCCTTCTCACCATCTCCATCTTCCTGGGGCTGGGCCAGCCCAGGAACCCCAAAGGCAAGAGGAAGGGGCAAGGGCGGCCTGGGACCCTGGCCCCTGGGCCTCACCAGCTGCCGCTGGACCTCGTGTCCCGGGCAAAGCCATATGCCCGCATGGAGGAATATGAGAGGAACCTGGGGGAGATGGTGGCCCAGCTGAGGAACAGCTCCGAGCCGGCCAAGAGGAAGTGTGAGGTCAACCTGCAGCTGTGGCTGTCCAACAAGAGGAGCCTGTCGCCCTGGGGCTACAG CATCAACCATGACCCTAGCCGCATTCCTGCAGACCTGCCAGAGGCGCGGTGCCTATGTCTGGGCTGCGTGAACCCCTTCACCATGCAGGAGGACCGCAGCATGGTGAGCGTGCCTGTGTTCAGCCAGGTGCCTGTGCGTCGTCGCCTCTGCCCGCTGCCGCCACGCACCGGGCCCTGCCGCCAGCGCGCAGTCATGGAGACCATCGCCGTGGGCTGCACCTGCATCTTCTGA